In Mytilus edulis chromosome 8, xbMytEdul2.2, whole genome shotgun sequence, the genomic window GCGGTTTATCACCAGTATGTGTTTCCATGTGTTTCTTTAAATATGCACGCTGACTAAACCGTTTACCGCATACATCACAGACATGATAattttcacctgtatgtgttttcatgtgTTTCTTTAAATATGCACGCTGACTAAACCGTTTACCGCATACATCACACTCatgaggtttatcacctgtatgtattGTCATGTGAAGTTTTAAATTACTAGGACGTTTAAACTTTTTGTAACATACATTACAGCCATGCGGTTTATCACCAGTATGTGTTTCCATGTGTTTCTTTAAATATGCACGCTGACTAAACCGTTTACCGCAAACATCACAGACATGATCattttcacctgtatgtgttttcatgtgTTTCTTTAAATATGTACGCTGACTAAACaatttaccacatacatcacactcatgaggtttatcacctgtatgtattGTCATGTGAAGTTTTAAATTACTAGGACGTTTAAACTTTTTGTAACATACATTACAGCCATGCGGTTTATCATCAGCATGTGTCTTCATGTGTGTCTTTAAATATGTACGCTGACTAAACCGTTTACCACATACATTACAGTCATGCGGTTTATCACCAGTATGTGTATTCATGTGTTTCTGTAAATATGTATGCTTACTAAAccgtttaccacatacatcacagccATAGTGTTTATGACTTCCATGTATTCTTATGTGTCTTTGTAATTGTCCAATTAGACGAAAtcttttaccacatacatcacaatCATGATATGTGTCCTCTGTGTGTGTTCTCGTATGAATCTGCAAATTATAATGCTGATTAAACCCCTTTCCACAAATATCACAGTCATAAGGTGTCTCACCTGTGTGTATTCTCATGTGTCTACGTAACAGACCAAGcagactaaaccctttaccacatacatcacagctATGAGGTTTATGTCCCGTATGTGTTCCCATGTGAAGCTGTAAATTACCACGCTGACTGCAAACTTTACCACATACATCGCACTCATGGTATTTATCACCTGTGTGTATTCTCATGTGTCTCTTTAAACTACTACGCTggctaaaccctttaccacatacattacAGTTATGAGGTTTATCTCCCGTATGTActctcatgtgaatctgtaaactaCTACGCTGTCTaaatcctttaccacatacatcacagctATGAGGTTTATCTCCCGTATGTGTTCTCGTGTGTATTCTCGTGTGAATCTGTAAATTACCACGCTGACTGAACACTTCATCACATACACCACATTCATGAGGTGTATCACCGGAATATGTTTTGATGCCCTTTTTTACATTACTGACTTGACTTAACTTTTTACcgcattttttacatttataagttTTATCTCCAGCATGTCCAGTATGCGTTTTCGTGTGTCTCATTATGTGTCTCTTCAGATTACTAAAGTCGTTGGACCATGAACTTGGGATATAGAACCTGAAAATAGTCGACAAACTCAGATGTACTGAGAAAGTACTAATAatgcaactttatagaaaatagtATGGTATATGATTATTAGTTCCTATTAAAAACTAAGATATGCAGAAAACTGAACGTtgaaaatttgtgattttaattaAAGCAACCGTACACTGGTCGTtctcaacaaaaattaaattcaatcaatcaatttcgTGACGTCCTACATTCCGAGATAAGTTTACATACATATCATCGTAGTGTTTGACAAGAAAATGAAcctcgtaatttttttttatccaaggaCATATTTGACTTCAAATCACATTCACAAGGATTATCTCCCGAATGTGTTCTCGTGTGATTCTTGATTCATGAGAGGGGGGTACTTCCTTTATTTTTGATGGTATGAGTGTGCCGCAAAACAGGGTCGCTTTTTCGGTtacacgccattattccgacGGCCCATTAGTCTGacagcccattggtccgacaacccattagtccgacaacccaatagtccgacaacgcattgctccgacagcccaatactccgacaaccaATAAGTCCGGCACTTATCAAGTTAAGTACCAGGGTATCagggtaaaataaaatgtgtctgtCTGTTTTATTACGTTTAGAtatgtaataacatattttaagaaataactccgtATATATAACATAAGGCTAAGGTATTTCGAATACTTTCTATAtactcaattcgaaatctgtatatagaatataacagaaaagaatatttcattttccaaattcaAGAATCTTTAAAGAGCATATAAATCAAGAACAACCATTGATGGTACGAgctactgatgatacccccgcccaAACATTTCGGTAGACAGGAAGTTTTTGAgttgtgaatctgaaaaagcatcacacagtataactgacttttataaaccttgaaaccaaatttcagaaatcattgttttgtcgttcctgagaaaaatgtggtTTGGCTGTCATGTAATGAGTAATGAatttgaaaacgcatcacacgatatagccgacttcaataaacctttcagaaatccttgtaatgtagttcatgaAAAACATGCAACGAAAATATTtatgggacggacggacgaactgacGGTTGGACGGTTGggcggacggacagacagaggtaaaataGTATACCTCCACTTTTTCGGAGCGGCAGTCTAATGATTGGGTCAAGATTAAGACTTTACAAtactaatatgatataattatctttatagcactataagcctcagtcacaatcggagccaaaacaaaatagaaaaaacaacTAACACATTGATATCAAATAACAGTCAGTATCAAGACATGTACTCCATAATTCAACAGAACTAACACTGTAATCATTATTTTCCCCCGTAAtagtaaagttttcttgtgttaacatcgaaaatttatcatatttatttaactttttaaagttcTTACATGTGCTAGAAATATGGTGAAAGAGTTCCTCCCTCAAATTATTATGAAGTGAGCATTGGATTGAAAAATGACTCTCATCCTCAACTTTATCAGCTGTACAATACAGTTTTTTTAGTATCTAGCATTTTCAATTCTTAATGTAATGGAAGAGCACCGATTCTGAATTAAAATATGAActacctttcttaaaatcaataatatctaaatattttgTTCGTCTTGAAAACaatctttaaatgaaaaatgaGTGTCAAGTTTCCAACAACACATATTTGTACTAAGTTTTTAAAATTAGACAATTTGACAAAGACACAAGCGGGGCAAGAATGTCACACATTATCTTAGAGTTTTTACTAGTTTGTTATTGGCTTTTATATTGCACTCATTcaatttgagcagtcaaaatgcgttcactgtatatttctatgacaTATACATTTACTGACCCGATATCTCTTTTTCTTATGAATATATTTAGATAGAAGTTGCCGAAATATtcatgtccgtcatatttgtttttcgtaataagttttgttgtaaatcatcaTTCCTGCATCTCCACCAACCATAATAAAAGAGAtatttttctagattttaaaATAAGCTCAGGGTATAAAATCGGTATCCCTACAAATATATTGAGTTTCATCTCTCAGAAGACTATGTCTGATCGATCGCTATTGGAAATGCTGTGTACTGTCTCCGTATTTCGTGGATTCACATTCCCGAACATGTTACCGTATTCATAATTGGAATTGCTCATCTTTTCTGAGCACATATTTTGTCCTATTTGTCTTCTTATATCTAAGGATCTGGGTATgtatttgtctctttgtttttctcatttttacatTAGTCCATTATTTCTGcgacaaaattaatttaaataaaactcagaTGAGTGACACAAGGAGAGAAAGTGTTGCGACCAAAGAGGGCGGATAGTGTTATCCAACTccgatatatttatttatgtagttaATATTGGGGGAAACATCACTTTCCTAGTAGGCGAAAAGGGGGAACCGAAGATGTAGTTAAAGAAGGTAGATCAAGACACACATGCAAAACATAGCGAACTAGAACAGCACGGATAGTGGACACACAAACAAcgaaatataaaagataaataaagtatattgtaCCTAGACACGTAAAACGAAAGTGGGACAAGGGTAAGGAATGAGCAGTTACTATAAGCATGTGTATCAACTCCAATATACCGAGACAAATATCCCGCATGGAAAGAATAATTGTAATCAAGACGAACAACCACACATATCATAGAGAACGAAGTTGGTCTTTTTAGAGAAATTTACCCATACACATAAGAAAAACGcattgtcggaataatgggctgtcggagtaaagggttgtcggaataatgggctgtcggagtaatgggctgtcggaatagtgggctgtcggagtactgggctgtcggaataatggctgtcggactaatgggatgtcaccgctttttcatgccctgctggttagaacagggtccctttttcatgtctgttggttagaacagggtcgctttttcatgccctgctTGTGAGAACacaatctttttttaaaacaaagtattTGTCTAGAACAAGATcgcttatttaactgtttaagataAGTCTAGAACCCGggtctagaacagggtatacTTTTTCTGAGCATGTCTAGAACAGGGTGTGTTTTTCGATATTTctgtttagaacagggtatgtttttcaatgttttctggttagaacagggtatgatttGGCAAGTGCTGTCGGCACAGTTATACCCAAAATGATATTCAGTAACAACCTCCTCCCCCCGGGCTTCAAACCAACGAATCACATGTGTGAATCAATTGTAATCTGTCATCATATAAACACATATTTAAGTAAAACATTGAAACTGAATAATAGAAATTGTAAGTACAACTTACTTGACTGTACGAAAGTTTTCATTGATCAAAAGAAGACTGAAGATCGAGTTTCTAGGACTAACCAGAGAAAAACGAACATCCCCGTGAAACTGAAAGGTCAATACCtagttcaattagttatatatgaATCGTCGTTTTATATCGGCGCACACTTACCTGGGGCATACATAAATAATTATACGGACACCTAAtatttctgggataagaaaaaaaaaacgtttgtcACTAAAATTAAGGAAGAAAAACATAAAAGGAGAgcacaaatattttttaataaatctaaaattcacaattattttttaataaagctaAAGATTCAGCTGTTAGTCTCCAAGTTTCTGATCCATAGAAAAGTATCGATTTTATATTTGAGTTGAAGATCCTTATTTTGGTGTTTGTTCTGAGTGCTTTAATTGCTCCTCCAGACTGGTTTAAGGATTTCAATTTTTTGGCTTGTTGAgcttttctttttcttgattGAATGTCCTCATCTGTCCCTCCTGATGTACTGATGACAAATATGTAAACTCTCGGACATCTTCAATTTTAGCATATCTCACTTTGGTGTTTACCCTCatagattttgtctttttttatttatgtacagTCCTACTTGTTTTGCAGTTGTTTCAAGGTTGGTGGCTTTGGTTTGTGAGTCATGGCGATGGTACAGCTGGCAGATATCGTCTGCAGAGTCAAGGTCTTCGAGGCATGACTGTAATATCCATTTGATACCCAGATGAGTATACATGCCCGACATTTATTTCTTTGTAAATCTTTTCAGACCGACCAACCAGGATTTTTAATATACCAAAAAtccgccaaaaaaaaaaattataaaaaaatggcCGAATGAAGAGGCTTTAATACGAAAAGAGAATAATGGttaaaacaaagatttgtatagtactaaAACTATTACTATACAAAATTAATCCTTGTTTAAACctaaaaaaggatgaaagtcTAATTTGGGGAATTTAGGATGTGTTAAGGTGAaaaaaacagggaatccccccagaaggacatttcaaaccaaaaaaaattatgttttttttttttgtgactgTTGTAATTTATACTACTTTtccacaggcactcgtctcagaaaaaaaatcctatataccgttatgtatataaaggtatataggaaaatcaattctgagacgagtgcctgtgtaCTTTTCCCTTCAAAAATGcaattggtttagtgtgtccttataacataaaaaaaacaacttgtaACATGTAGCATCGCTAAATTGTACCGATATAGCTCTTAATAAGAGATTTATAGAGCATAGAACTACAAATAAAAGAATGTTTTGAAGACAGGGTTCGAATCTCACTCATATCTTTTGCTTTTTTTGTgtgttattatattaaattttaatgtttctatcatattttttcggaTGTTTGCTTAATTCATAGAATCATTCTGGTTCTTTTTGTCTATATAGTATTCtagtatatcattttattaaagacaaaatAATGTATCGCTTATTGCTTATAGTGTGCATTCATATGACTGTCTTGACTAACtttctattcatgtgtttacatttataacatatatgCAAGGACCAACTACCGTCAAACTGGTGTAGGTAcctgtacataaccaataacacgagaatAGATACTATAACAATGAAGCGTTGCGAGTGTAATATACACATTATAACTTAAAATAATgccattgtatacaagtttcaaaacaacacaaacatcagaaaataaaacaacactacagaacaaaatcaattacactacaaatcggGATTGTAGGTAAAACCtcaagaagctgttgcatctTTATCACAACGAAGGGCCGATTTCGTTAAAATGCCAGAAAAGGCCATATAACATGTTTTAGCAACACAAGGTGTTCTATGGCCAACTGATGCAAGATGTTCtccggttaaaatatatattatcttattttataGACGATAAAACCTTAAAAGACCAGGACAAATACAGATATGCATATGTTCAGAATGAGAAAAACAGCATCCCATTTGAATTTGTTCGATAATATTTGGCTTCTTGACAAGTAACGTGGTATGGTACCTTATGCGCATTAAGGGTAACAATTaaacaatatcaatataaaaaaatcaatagtcttggTCTTGGTTTTGTAGGAATACGTATTCAAAGTATGAAAATAgatgatgtgacgtattttcaTGGACTATAATTAGCATCTATCGAGCtatttaaaacaatgatttacctatcttatcgaatgaaaaGAATTCACGGGAAAATGGCTCTAGctctttaagaaaataaaaaaaatggtctgTTGAGAggctttaccatgtttaccatatgacacctgccagctagacatttacaccttacaatcattacatacaccaaatatagtagacctattgcaacagtataagaaaaacataccaaaacacaaaaacttaacaataaccactgaaccatgaaaatgaggtcaaggacattggatatGTGCGcatgactgacggaaacttcgttacatgaggcatctttatacaaagtatgaagcatccaggtcttccaccttctaaaatatacagtttttaagaagttagctaacgccgtcGGATCATTATCTCTGTGTGGAGCTTTCTACGACAAAGGTCGTTTATGATAATACCAGGTAAGGTTGAACTTGAAAACAATAGGTTAGCGAaggttattacagaaaaaatgcATAAGCAAGGTTTATCATATTCGACATGTTGTCAATCCTTTAACAGTGGCAGGAAACACAAAAGACAAACTTCGTTATAAATATGATGATGTTAGCACAGCTCGAAACATCTTTAATAAAGGTCTGACTTCTGTTTTTCCTATCATTTTGAAGAGTGCCTATCATCATATGGAAATTTGTTATTCAGATTGAAAATATTTAGGTTTTAAGTGGTAAAATAAGTACTATGTGTTTAAtgtattacccccccccccccccctttggttTGCCAACAAGTTGATACGAGTGTTGCAAAGCAAGTAAAAAAGGTAAGTCGGATCTTgaaagttttgttttgttatagtaCATGAAAAATGTATTTGGGAAACGGCGAAAATATTTACGTGACTCGGGTTTGATTTGAATTTGATCGAAGGTCTAATAGGATTAAGTGAAAAAAAAAGAGTCGTAAAATTGAAGGAATGCTTATTAATAAAcagtttgtttttgcaaatagGATGCAATATGAACGTTTTTGGAGAAAGATCGGTTTTTAGCTTCTATAGTATGTCATATTATTTTTGCACAAGCAGTAATTGGAGATGAAATTCGTTTAAGAACTCGGTTTTTGTACGATTGCATTTTAGCAAAACCCAGTTGGAATTCTTTGGTGGTATTGAATAGGATGGCAATTGCCGAGTTTtagttttggttaaaaaaaatatagacaagtTCAATGAAAATGGTTCTGAACTGAGTCAGTTGACAGACGTTACATCTAAAAATGTAACTTCAGATGTTTTGTGATGCCTCAGATGTAGGCTATGGTGGTCATTTGACCCTCGATTTAACAAATGAATCAGATCAGAGGCGGTAGGCAGGGTTTTAATGATCAGTTAAATAAACACAGATAATAGAAATGTATCACATATACTTAAAGTAGAAGTAAAAACCACTGTTTTCAGGAAGAAGCTATGTTTGTCAACACAGGCTTGCTCTGTTTGATGGGATGAAGGaaacacaaacacacaaatatgtataaattgaaaactgttttttattattaaaacgacaaattaaaatgaaaaaaaaataatgaattcgtCCTTTTGATGCGTACTTTTTGACATcacttaaatttatattttaaatctttaaacTTGAGAATGTTCCCGTATACATATACGGCCAACTTTGTTGGAAAGAGTTTAAATCTCTGAATCTTTatcttttctaaatttaccaaTAGTGAAATTAAGAAAAGTATGTTATACATCAATGTACATCAAGTCAATATCGAATCACTGACTTCTTTCTATCAAATCTGCAAATAAACGTGATACTCATTACaagatgaactgtttatattacTTTATAGTTATTGTAAAGACGTTGTCAACGAGGATGATTTCAAACGAAGGAACAACATATCAGATATCACACAATAATAGtctctgtttttcatttttgttaaggggcctcggtggtcgagtggtctcAGTAGtttctactgtaatcactagtcagtcaacatcgaggttgtgagttcgaaccccccTTGTTCACCTGCACTCGAatctaatcttaattgactaggattgtcagttttcctttcGAAGGTCGGTgtttttctccgggcactctggttTCCTCTACAAATAAAAAACTAACCGCCAGaaaatagcctaaatgcagtacttaaaagttttgttaaaacaccaaaaaatcaaaaaagcagcattaacatatttaaattcGTTTGTAGTTACTATAAACGGAATTCCGAATTATTCATCGTCTTGTCGAGAATATCTTTACaaacttcgatttttttttaatgtatggCATCAATATTGAAGTATACAGTAGTAAAGCAATCTTAATTATTTTAAGTTGCTTTCATTAAAGTCTAGACATATTCATTCATTTCATCTGCAAGAGGTTAGTTTCCTCTGGTACATTTGTAAAAGTTTCACATCGAAATAGTAATTGTTTATATTAAAGTTCCACGAAAGCCTCAACCTTTCCCAAATCTTTGcgagaaaaacatttttgttgcTCACTATAAACACTTTATATCGGTAGGTACAGACTTGTGATGTTTAGATACCTGACTACCTGGCCTTGCGGTCCTAAAACTTTCTAGTCCGTTTTTtgtactcgaaaatcaaccaatcaaaatgctggatttcatgtttcgagcatgatttttgtgctccatgcactgagcaaagttttatgacttcaacccctgatAAGCTATAAAAAATGACTGtgctttgttttttcttcaaagtattttttttttttttaagaaacgaCTACAAAAACACTCATagcatttgaaaaataattatgcACACAACTACTGAAATTATTTTCAACACCAACTTTCAACGTGTTTCACATAGTTCTTAATATCACAaatacacacccgtgatatcgcgggtccgtgactgaattaaagtatataactatgcctaagccttattttagtaattggtaaggtcatctgataagtcatgtcgattataagatacacagttttctctgctttcaaatctttctgtttgaacccgtcgacctggaacttatcaattattggaaatctTAATTATTTCGAatacaaaaggtcctggctatccatgccaggaatggagtattttttaatcaacagcattgtcctatattagttatcttagaaagtcttgctgattgcttaattaaactacaatagggaacaatttggcaatgattgaatttagtagtgtcagtcctttgattatgacccgtgtatatagcaaaatcctaaatacaccgtttgatggtccgcctgtcaaatgcggaacgtacagataaggtaatagctgaatatactatttgtatcggtttcggattcgacccggaacttgttaattattggcaatattaattatgctgaaaacaaaagggtctggagtggtgtaatttttaatctacaccattgtcctatattagttatatatagagttgaattctttgatttgtcgtttttacccgatgacggctgacaaattggacctcgtaattttagtattatagatacagtTTTTCGAAATCTACTTATTGTACACAACTTAGTACTCGAGCACGCTATTGTGCTGTGAACTTTGACCGAAACATCCTATTGTATTTTCGTGCGTAGAAagaattaaaattcatttttgctcaggtaaaacaatatcaaaaatatagaacTTCAAGAATGATTTCAAGTTCATTATCGACTTTTAATCTTTTGTTGATAATTTATACTGGACGAGCTGCTGATATTTCCAAATACATTTAAAGTCAGTAGAAAACATAAATTGAGGTTTGTACGCGATAGTTTTATGTGCAAAGCcatatttcaaattaattttacacGAAACTTcttgccaagtcaggaatatggccatttttatattttagttcgtttctgtgtgttttacctTTTGTtggtgtgtttctgttgtgtcgtagttctacacttatatttgatgtgttaccctcagttttagtttgtagtcccgatttgttt contains:
- the LOC139486065 gene encoding zinc finger protein 271-like isoform X1, which gives rise to MRHTKTHTGHAGDKTYKCKKCGKKLSQVSNVKKGIKTYSGDTPHECGVCDEVFSQRGNLQIHTRIHTRTHTGDKPHSCDVCGKGFRQRSSLQIHMRVHTGDKPHNCNVCGKGFSQRSSLKRHMRIHTGDKYHECDVCGKVCSQRGNLQLHMGTHTGHKPHSCDVCGKGFSLLGLLRRHMRIHTGETPYDCDICGKGFNQHYNLQIHTRTHTEDTYHDCDVCGKRFRLIGQLQRHIRIHGSHKHYGCDVCGKRFSKHTYLQKHMNTHTGDKPHDCNVCGKRFSQRTYLKTHMKTHADDKPHGCNVCYKKFKRPSNLKLHMTIHTGDKPHECDVCGKLFSQRTYLKKHMKTHTGENDHVCDVCGKRFSQRAYLKKHMETHTGDKPHGCNVCYKKFKRPSNLKLHMTIHTGDKPHECDVCGKRFSQRAYLKKHMKTHTGENYHVCDVCGKRFSQRAYLKKHMETHTGDKPHGCNVCYKKFKRHSHLKRHMIIHTGDKPHECDVCGKLFSRLDYLQIHMRTHSGKHTL
- the LOC139486065 gene encoding zinc finger protein 239-like isoform X2, whose protein sequence is MRHTKTHTGHAGDKTYKCKKCGKKLSQVSNVKKGIKTYSGDTPHECGVCDEVFSQRGNLQIHTRIHTRTHTGDKPHSCDVCGKGFRQRSSLQIHMRVHTGDKPHNCNVCGKGFSQRSSLKRHMRIHTGDKYHECDVCGKVCSQRGNLQLHMGTHTGHKPHSCDVCGKGFSLLGLLRRHMRIHTEGELKKRMRTHNYNGEKTQYLSVL